Proteins co-encoded in one Uloborus diversus isolate 005 chromosome 9, Udiv.v.3.1, whole genome shotgun sequence genomic window:
- the LOC129230740 gene encoding protein arginine N-methyltransferase 7-like — MVLKHVKLQIICQIHTFFRDKRSLTNMSVFRVSVNPLIGKKEWIQEPEHYDYYQEVARSAYADMLHDTERNQKYYVAIKKAVKSMKEQGRLAKVLDIGTGTGLLSMMAARSGADSITACEVFRPVAKCAEDVIKENGFEGKIKVVLKHSTDLTVGEDGDLKEKANILVAEVFDTELIGEGALKTFHHALNNLLEPDCIVIPSEASVFVQVIDSPLITSWNKLYPITVDSDKCIYPPKCVVSCPGSASVHDVQMSQIPKDKFHALTEPVCVFTFDFTGKKSIEMNETFIKQVSTLREGNCDVVFMWWDLKMDMDGAVILCNGPKWMQPDPKAAQWRDHWMQAIYYLPEAVAVSKGDKITLTAYHDEYSLWFAIPKANNKKLIESPTCKCLVHVSDSHSRIAMKNDTERNSIYVQMLKEVVIDKICLCVSDGSLLPLIIAKLGAKKVFTVESSSFHQNMIESYKESNDDKDVIHIIKKEPVDLTLEDLGMEKVNVVVAEPYFSNCLRPWELLTFWHLRKVLNPLLEEDAVVVPEVGKINAVGVEFDDLWRIRAPVKNAEGFNLSKFDEMIQKAISIADTAVEPHPLWEYPCKPVTDVFNLLQVDFQKNSYNNNLSISGKQAISSKGVCNAVVLWTDYCFKNSTLKTGPIEDVQPNSYVKWYMNLQQGVYFVQPPVHVSETGQILEYKISINLDTAETSFNFNVIEVSGDI; from the exons AATCAAAAGTATTATGTTGCTATAAAGAAAGCTGTCAAGTCGATGAAGGAACAAGGGAGATTAGCCAAAGTCTTGGACATTGGGACTGGAACTGGACTGCTGTCAATGATGGCTGCCCGTTCTGGTGCAGATTCTATTACAGCTTGTGAG GTTTTTCGACCAGTTGCTAAATGTGCTGAAGATGTGATTAAAGAAAATggctttgaaggaaaaataaaagttgttctGAAGCATTCAACAGATTTAACTGTTGGTGAAG acGGAGATTTGAAAGAAAAGGCAAATATTTTAGTTGCTGAAGTCTTTGATACAGAGCTTATTGGAGAGGGAGCCCTAAAAACTTTTCATCATGCTTTAAACAATTTATTGGAA cctgATTGCATAGTAATCCCATCCGAAGCTTCTGTATTTGTTCAAGTCATAGATTCGCCATTAATAACAAGTTGGAACAAGCTTTACCCAATAACAGTGGACTCTGACAAGTGTATATACCCCCCAAAATGTGTTGTTTCCTGTCCAGGATCTGCTTCTGTTCATGATGTGCAGATGTCTCAAATTCCGAAAGACAAATTTCACGCTTTGACAGAGCCAGTCTGTGTTTTCAC GTTCGATTTTACTGGTAAGAAATCCATTGAAATGAATGAAACGTTCATAAAACAAGTATCTACTCTTAGAGAAGGAAACTGTGATGTTGTCTTTATGTGGTGGGATTTAAAGATGGACATGGATGGTGCTGTTATTTTGTGTAATGGACCTAAATGGATGCAGCCTGATCCGAAAGCAGCACAG TGGAGGGATCACTGGATGCAAGCTATTTATTACCTTCCTGAAGCTGTTGCTGTATCAAAAGGAGACAAAATCACACTCACTGCCTATCATGATGAATACAGTCTATGGTTTGCTATTCCTAA AGCCAACAATAAGAAGCTGATAGAGAGCCCGACATGTAAATGCTTAGTTCACGTCAGTGACTCTCATAGTAGAATTGCCATGAAAAATGACACTGAAAGAAATTCTATTTATGTTCAAATGTTGAAAGAG gtggtcattgataaaatttgccTTTGTGTTAGTGATGGTTCTCTTTTGCCTCTTATAATAGcaaaactgggagctaaaaag GTATTCACTGTGGAATCCAGTAGTTTCCATCAAAATATGATTGAATCCTACAAGGAGTCCAATGATGACAAAGATGTGATACACATAATCAAAAAAGAACCAGTTGATCTTACTTTAGAAGATTTAGGAATGGAAAAG GTAAATGTTGTTGTTGCAGAACCTTATTTTTCTAATTGTTTGCGACCATGGGAGCTTCTCACATTTTGGCATTTGAGAAAAGTCCTGAATCCACTTTTGGAAGAAGATGCTGTGGTTGTACCTGAAGTTGGAAAAATTAACGCTGTTGGTGTTGAATTTGATGACTTGTGGAGGATACGAGCACCAGTCAAGAATGCTGAGGGTTTCAACCTTTCAAAGTTTGATGAAATGATACAG AAAGCCATTTCAATCGCAGATACTGCAGTTGAACCACATCCACTTTGGGAATATCCATGCAAGCCAGTCACAGATGTTTTTAACTTGTTACAAgtagattttcagaaaaacagCTACAACAACAATCTAAGCATTTCAGGGAAACAGGCCATTTCAAG TAAAGGGGTGTGCAATGCAGTGGTTTTATGGACAGATTACTGTTTCAAAAACTCAACACTAAAGACGGGACCAATTGAAGATGTACAACCGAATTCTTACGTTAAGTGGTACATGAACCTTCAGCAAGGAGTGTACTTTGTTCAACCACCCGTACATGTTAGTGAAACAGGTCAAATACTGGAGTATAAAATTTCGATAAACTTAGATACTGCTGAaacatcttttaattttaatgtgatagaAGTTTCTGGTGATATTTAA